A stretch of DNA from Arachis hypogaea cultivar Tifrunner chromosome 19, arahy.Tifrunner.gnm2.J5K5, whole genome shotgun sequence:
GTGTTCGTGGACATCTTCTTAATCTGCAGATATGGAACGGACGAGAGTCAGTCTATGAAGTGGATCACAGGTATATGGAGTTATGGGTACAAATACATGGACTTCCACTCAATTATATAACAAGGAAAACAACAGAAATTATTGGTAAGAAATTAGGAACTGTGATGGAAACAGAAAATCCCAGATTAAATGATACACTACAGAGAACGTTCTTGAGGGTGAGGGTAACAATGAACATCACCAAACCTCTGCCAACTGGTTTCTAGTTAGCGACACAGAATCATCAAACTCTTTGGGTGGACTTCAAGTATGAGAGGATACAGGACATTTATTGTCTGAATTGTGGAATCCTAGGTCATACCAAGAAGGAATGTATGAGCCCAATGGCAGTGGCTAGCTGGGACCACATGCAACCTAGGTATGGGATGGGTTTAGGAGTTAATCGAGCCAGGGCCATCTCAGCCAGGGGGAAAGAGCAGGATGAGAAGGAAATGAACAGGGAATGGACTGAGGCTAAACAGAATTGTGAGGGGGAGCGCGCCAGAATGGAGCATATGAAGGAGCATTCGGCCGAAGAGAGTAGTACGGGCAGGGGACTACAAATAGGGCCTCTGCGAAATCTCGAAGCAAATTCTGACCAACAGACGGCGTTAGGAAGGGAAACCCAGGGATCTAGGCTGCATGGTGAAGCAGGGGAAGCTTTGAGAAAGGGTGACAAATCTGCAAACACTAGAACTGACATCAGGAAAGGTTATGATAAGCTCCAAGAGATAGGTGAAGTTAGTTGTGCATTTAGGCCCAATGCCACGTTTTCTATGGAGCAGGCAGCCTCTGGACCTTTTCATTCTCAGATTATTCATATGGGGCCTCAGGAGCATCTTGAGGTTGAGGAGAACGAGGAGCGCCAACCTTTTCGTAATAAAACAAGGCTGAATGAGGGACGTTTGGATGAGCCCAAGCAGATGGAGGATTGTTTCCAGTGTCAACAAGTAGAGGATGATGCTTGGGGGAATTCCAAAAAGCTAACAATCAGGGAAGAATTGGAGAAGCTTTTTGGCAAGAAAGAGGCCCAAGCTAAGCATCATGGCAATGCGAAAATCAATAAGCAATCTGAGTTGGAAACACGAATCGTTAGGCATGGCGCAGGACAGTTGTGGAGCTATAGGGACAAACCAAAAATGAAGAGAATCGTTACTGTTGCCGGTAGAACCATGATTCAGCGAATGGATAATGGAGAGGAGTATTACGTCGAACTAGCTGAGGAGCAGCAACATATGGAAGAGGAGATTGCTGCTGGGTCGGAGCAGAGGAACGAAAGTCAACGTGTATTGGAGCTGGCTTTTGATATGGGGATGAATCTAAACTCTAAAAGGTCAAGGGATACGAGCAGCCTAGCAGTCTTTGTAGACAAGTTCGAGGATGATGAACagctaaaaatagaaaaatcaggTAAGAAGTTCAAATATGTTGCTGGATCAGTTATGGCTGAGGAGGCGGGCCTTATCACGCCCCACCAGCAGCCATGATTGTTGTCAGCTGGAACTGTCGTGGTATGGCGGTCCCATCGACAGTGCCTGAATTAAGAAGTATTTGTAAATCTCTTAGGCCGTCCGTTTTATTTCTTATGGAGATTAAAGCTGGTAATCTTAGTTGTGTTAGGACTAGGAGAAAGTTAGGTTTTGATAATATGTTTTGTGTCGAGTCCCGGGGATTGTCCGGAGGGCTCTGTCTTTTTTGGAAaagtaatataaatattaatgtttatgcttGGTGTGACAACTTTATTAAAGCCCAGATAAGCACTGTTAATGATAATGTTTGGGAGGAAATTTTTGTCTATGGCCATCCTGATTTTAAGAGAAGGAATGAGTTATGGAATGAGTTAACTTGTGTAGATAATAATCTGCATGTGCCGAGGGCTTTTATTGGGGACTTTAATGATGTAATTGCACAGCATGAGAAAGTGGGATTGCATCCAAAGCCGACTAGTTAGATTGACACTTTCAGGTGTTTTCTAGATAAGAATGCTCTCATGGACTTGGAGTTACAAGGGACTAAATACACATGGTTTAGTAACCCAAGGAATGGTTTTGTTACTAAGGAAAGGATAGATAGAGTACTTGCTAATTGGGAATGGAGAAGAGCTTTCCAACATGCCACCCTTTCAGCTTTACCATCTATTAGCTCTGATCATATGCCTTTAGTTCTCAATGTTACACCCAGGGGAATAAGGAGCAGATGCTTTAAATTTGAGACTTTTTGGGTTGATCATGCTGATTGTGGTAATATCATCAGGAGAGGATGGAATAGTGTTTGTATAGTACGGTTGATCATTGGACAAATTTGACTCGAAGGATGAATAGTTGTAAGCAAGAATTGGTCAAATGGAGCAAGGTTAACTTTAAGAGGGCTGatgttaaaatacaaaatctaatgCATAGCCTTAAGCTAGCAGAGAAAAGAGAATACTCGGATACTCAGCAACAGGAAATTAGTAATTTGAAAATGGATATTATTAAGTTATGGAAACAGGAGGAAAAGTATTGGGGTCAGAGATCTAGAGTGAAATGGCTGAAGTTTAGCGACAAGAATACTGCTTTTTTCCATGCTTCTACCATCCAACGAAGGGACATGAATATGATTGAGAGATTAAAGGATATTAGTGGAGAATGGGTGTGTGGTGAGAATCAGATACTTAA
This window harbors:
- the LOC140182385 gene encoding uncharacterized protein: MVCQKEQSIDGKVISINPDEDDSFAAENFNLVGKILSDKEVSFNTCRVVLLGIWGHPEGVAISDVGRNKLFISFKDVRKGIQIRNGGPWSVRGHLLNLQIWNGRESVYEVDHRYMELWVQIHGLPLNYITRKTTEIIGKKLGTVMETENPRLNDTLQRTFLRVRVTMNITKPLPTGF